A DNA window from candidate division WOR-3 bacterium contains the following coding sequences:
- a CDS encoding tetratricopeptide repeat protein: MKKIMNILAIIFTIFCATQEKIKNQDIREEDKVKARHLYIRASAYLNQERYNEAIPLLNDAKALDPYFVEAYIALGNAYLSLKDTLKAKENFLEATKISPNDKRGYQGLGFLYGVYLKNYEKGIYFYKKSYEIDKSDLNVLLVVARLFEKINKDSAEFYYKKILSINPENPEALKKYLNFLVEEKRFNEALIYANRAIEKLSNDETVMESAFKVYIQMGEAKKAIEIANELIKKNPDDYVYYLMRGTAYASLNNYKSALSDYNKAESLNPKSVGVYIRKALLYNELKDYNKSLIEGKKALDLQPKSEEVLSAVYYVIAESYKGLALNSEEKKDWDQALDLWEKAKTWYSRIYSLGDTPYRDYSLKMVDYTSKKWEKVKRIKLGIDEG, from the coding sequence ATGAAAAAGATTATGAATATTTTGGCAATTATCTTTACAATATTTTGTGCAACACAGGAAAAGATTAAAAATCAAGATATAAGGGAAGAAGATAAAGTTAAAGCAAGGCATCTTTATATAAGAGCAAGTGCCTATCTCAATCAGGAAAGGTATAATGAGGCAATTCCTTTACTTAATGATGCAAAAGCACTTGACCCTTATTTTGTTGAAGCTTATATTGCCCTTGGCAATGCTTATTTATCTTTGAAGGATACACTCAAAGCAAAAGAGAATTTTCTTGAAGCTACAAAAATTTCTCCTAATGATAAAAGAGGCTATCAGGGTCTTGGTTTTCTTTATGGTGTTTATTTAAAAAATTATGAAAAGGGTATATATTTTTATAAAAAGTCCTATGAAATTGATAAAAGTGATCTAAATGTTCTTCTTGTAGTTGCCCGTTTGTTTGAAAAAATAAATAAGGATAGTGCTGAATTTTACTATAAAAAAATATTAAGTATTAATCCTGAAAATCCTGAAGCACTCAAAAAATATTTAAATTTTTTAGTTGAAGAGAAAAGATTTAATGAGGCTCTTATATACGCAAATAGAGCTATAGAAAAATTATCAAATGATGAGACAGTTATGGAAAGTGCATTTAAAGTTTACATACAGATGGGAGAAGCAAAAAAAGCAATTGAAATTGCAAATGAATTAATTAAGAAAAATCCTGATGATTATGTTTATTATCTGATGAGGGGAACTGCTTATGCCTCTCTCAATAATTATAAAAGTGCCTTATCTGATTACAATAAAGCTGAAAGTTTGAATCCAAAAAGTGTGGGTGTTTATATTAGAAAGGCGTTACTTTATAACGAGTTAAAGGATTATAATAAATCTTTGATAGAAGGTAAAAAAGCTCTTGATTTACAACCAAAATCTGAGGAAGTTTTATCTGCAGTATATTATGTAATAGCCGAAAGTTACAAAGGTCTTGCTTTAAACTCAGAAGAGAAAAAAGATTGGGACCAGGCTCTTGACCTCTGGGAAAAAGCAAAAACCTGGTATTCAAGAATTTACTCTCTTGGTGATACTCCTTACAGAGATTATTCTTTAAAAATGGTTGATTATACGAGTAAAAAATGGGAAAAAGTAAAAAGGATTAAACTGGGTATTGATGAGGGATGA
- a CDS encoding radical SAM protein, whose protein sequence is MLDSKIFIPVYLKTYEEGKIKEKFEKALSLLDKPCKVCPRNCKVKRISNEKGVCKIGRYAVVSSFFAHFGEEDVLRGWNGSGTIFFSGCNLKCVFCQNYDISQNISGYEVKPKELAKIMIYLQEKGCHNINFVTPEHVVPQIMEAILYAIEMGLKIPIVYNTSSYDSEESLEIMDGIVDIYMPDFKFWEKESSRKYSLAPDYPEVAKKSIKEMHKQVGDLIVDENGLAKRGILLRHLVMPNLVEESKKILKWIKEEISENTFINIMAQYRPEYKAKNYKEISRRPTLREFFEVIEYAREIGLKRIDPRSIESAKYFLEI, encoded by the coding sequence ATGTTAGATTCAAAAATTTTTATCCCAGTTTATTTAAAAACTTATGAGGAAGGTAAAATTAAAGAAAAATTTGAAAAAGCTCTGAGTTTACTTGATAAACCCTGTAAGGTATGTCCGAGAAATTGTAAAGTAAAAAGAATTTCAAATGAAAAAGGGGTATGTAAAATTGGAAGGTATGCAGTTGTATCTTCTTTTTTTGCCCATTTTGGTGAGGAGGATGTTTTAAGAGGATGGAACGGTTCAGGAACAATATTTTTTTCCGGTTGTAATTTAAAATGTGTCTTCTGTCAAAACTATGATATTTCACAAAACATTTCAGGTTATGAAGTAAAACCAAAGGAACTTGCAAAAATTATGATTTATCTGCAAGAAAAGGGTTGTCACAATATTAACTTCGTTACACCAGAACATGTTGTGCCTCAGATAATGGAGGCTATTTTATATGCAATTGAAATGGGACTAAAAATTCCCATTGTTTACAATACAAGTTCTTATGATTCAGAGGAATCCCTTGAAATAATGGATGGAATTGTTGATATATATATGCCAGATTTTAAATTCTGGGAAAAGGAAAGCTCAAGAAAATATTCCCTTGCACCTGATTATCCAGAGGTTGCAAAAAAATCTATTAAAGAAATGCATAAACAGGTAGGTGATTTAATTGTTGATGAAAATGGTCTTGCAAAAAGAGGTATTCTTTTAAGACATCTTGTTATGCCCAATTTAGTTGAGGAAAGTAAGAAGATACTTAAATGGATTAAAGAGGAAATTTCAGAAAATACCTTTATAAATATAATGGCTCAATACAGACCTGAATATAAGGCAAAAAATTACAAGGAAATTTCAAGAAGACCTACACTAAGAGAATTTTTTGAAGTTATTGAATATGCAAGAGAAATAGGACTTAAAAGAATTGATCCAAGAAGCATAGAAAGTGCAAAATATTTTCTTGAAATATGA
- a CDS encoding transketolase, with amino-acid sequence MEITLKELLTEKSLIVRRKIIKMLYKAGSGHPGGSLSIVDILVTLYFGGILRYREEDPFWPLRDRLILSKGHGVPALYSVWSEIGWIPEHMLWTLRKINSPLQGHPDRRKFPILEISSGSLGQGLSVGIGMALAGKIDKKDYRVYVIMGDGEMEEGQVWEGAMFASFHKLSNLTVILDYNKFQLDGPIKKILDIEPLKEKWESFGWEVFEVDGHSIEELSSVFLEIKNNNFEKPQCVIAHTIKGKGVSFMENNNEFHGRAPTKEEAIRALIELGEENPEI; translated from the coding sequence ATGGAAATTACCTTAAAAGAACTCTTAACTGAAAAGTCTTTAATTGTTCGGAGAAAGATAATCAAAATGCTTTATAAAGCAGGGAGTGGTCATCCTGGAGGTTCCTTATCTATTGTTGATATTCTTGTTACTCTTTATTTTGGGGGTATATTGAGATACAGGGAAGAGGATCCTTTCTGGCCTTTAAGGGATAGACTTATTCTTTCAAAGGGACATGGGGTTCCTGCTCTTTACAGTGTATGGTCAGAGATTGGATGGATACCTGAACATATGTTATGGACCTTAAGAAAAATTAATTCGCCACTTCAGGGTCACCCTGATAGAAGAAAATTTCCTATTCTTGAGATATCTTCTGGTTCCCTTGGTCAGGGTTTATCTGTAGGAATAGGTATGGCACTGGCGGGGAAGATAGATAAAAAAGATTATAGGGTCTATGTTATAATGGGTGATGGAGAAATGGAAGAAGGCCAGGTTTGGGAAGGAGCTATGTTTGCAAGTTTCCACAAATTATCCAATTTAACGGTAATTTTGGATTATAACAAATTTCAGCTTGATGGACCAATTAAGAAGATACTTGATATTGAACCTTTGAAAGAAAAGTGGGAAAGTTTTGGGTGGGAAGTTTTTGAAGTTGACGGACATTCAATTGAAGAGTTAAGTTCTGTTTTTTTAGAAATAAAAAATAATAATTTTGAAAAACCACAGTGTGTTATAGCCCATACTATTAAGGGTAAAGGAGTTTCTTTTATGGAAAATAATAATGAGTTTCATGGAAGGGCACCAACAAAAGAAGAGGCTATAAGGGCTTTAATTGAACTTGGTGAAGAGAATCCTGAAATTTAA
- a CDS encoding transketolase C-terminal domain-containing protein, with the protein MREFKLGKPTRAAYGEALLKLGEEIEEIVVLDADLSKSTHTYLFAERFPERFFNFGIAEANMVGAAAGLARCGKIPFCSSFACFMVNKAYEQIKISVAGSNLSVKFVSSHGGISVGEDGFTQQSIEDIALMCTFPGFTVIAPCDEVYTQWVIREVANREGPVYVRTQRPKAPIIYENGNNFKWGKYIKLEDGEDVAIFTYGLTVAECLKAHDLLKEKGIKALIFDAPFIKPLDEETLLRVAKEVGKIVVVEEHLKDGGLGSRIASFLSERNPVPIKIIAIENTYGESGKPEELFDKFGISYKRIFEKLIDFVKKT; encoded by the coding sequence ATGAGAGAATTCAAATTGGGAAAACCTACAAGAGCAGCTTACGGAGAGGCTCTTTTAAAACTCGGTGAGGAAATTGAAGAAATAGTGGTTCTTGATGCTGATCTTTCAAAGTCAACTCATACTTATCTTTTTGCTGAAAGGTTTCCTGAAAGATTTTTTAATTTTGGTATAGCAGAGGCGAATATGGTAGGAGCAGCAGCAGGTCTTGCAAGGTGTGGGAAAATTCCTTTCTGCTCTTCTTTTGCATGTTTTATGGTTAATAAAGCTTATGAGCAGATAAAAATTTCAGTTGCAGGAAGTAATTTAAGTGTTAAATTTGTGTCATCTCACGGTGGAATTTCAGTTGGTGAAGATGGGTTTACACAGCAGAGTATAGAGGACATAGCCCTTATGTGTACATTTCCTGGTTTTACTGTAATTGCTCCCTGTGATGAAGTTTATACTCAGTGGGTTATAAGGGAGGTGGCAAATAGAGAAGGTCCAGTATATGTAAGAACTCAGAGACCTAAAGCTCCAATAATTTATGAAAATGGAAATAACTTTAAGTGGGGAAAATATATAAAGCTTGAAGATGGAGAGGATGTTGCTATTTTTACCTATGGTTTGACAGTTGCTGAGTGTTTAAAGGCTCATGATTTATTAAAAGAGAAAGGAATAAAGGCTCTAATTTTTGATGCTCCCTTTATTAAGCCCCTTGATGAGGAAACACTTTTAAGGGTAGCAAAAGAGGTTGGAAAAATAGTAGTTGTAGAAGAGCATTTAAAGGATGGTGGTCTTGGTTCAAGAATTGCAAGTTTTTTAAGTGAAAGAAATCCTGTTCCAATAAAAATTATAGCGATAGAAAATACTTATGGAGAATCGGGAAAACCTGAGGAGTTATTTGATAAGTTTGGAATTTCTTATAAAAGAATTTTTGAGAAGCTAATAGATTTTGTTAAAAAAACTTGA
- a CDS encoding 4Fe-4S dicluster domain-containing protein, with translation MKFSIIERILFLIFFVGSIYLFIRTLLYRYRIVLKGSKKPEINFKRGIKRVLTLVFTQYVLVKQRPLPGIFHAFIFWGFFVFLLSTLDMILSIFGLPSILELKFFSFYRFLLDLFALFVIIGVIGFFVRRFLFKPEGITNPKPSNEVILYGKAKKGPQFESFLILLLIFTLMVTYLFESATGIKIQERVSEGKWFSLIFINFVPESILFWKFNYFLHLVLVFLFLNLIPLSKHFHIINGIINVFLYDLNSYAYIEKIDFEKEDVSFGYLKPEDISFKERFDTFSCIECGRCQDLCPAYASGSSLSPKYLVVNTRELLLEKGEKILKGEDTGIKLKNTVISEEALWACTTCGACMEACPLDIKHIPYILNLRRGEVLTESKFPEELSFFFKNMEQKQNPWGLWSDERIKWMEGLNVPLAREKNNFEYLYFVGCASSFDKRLNNIARSVIKILNHLEVDYAVLGDEEICNGDPARRTGNEYLFQMMVEANIEILKKYNFNKILVHCPHCFNIFKNEYPDFGFKKEVIHISEFLNSFIKKGNLKLKVDKKDYTFHDPCYLGRHNGIFDEPRKIIKTFGRLKELKNSREFSFCCGAGGGRMWMETKKGKKVNQVRMKEIKDFGVKNVLVSCPFCLRMLEDGKKEIDAEEFEIMDITEIIALNLFTK, from the coding sequence ATGAAATTTTCAATAATTGAAAGAATATTATTTTTAATTTTTTTTGTGGGCTCAATTTACCTTTTTATTAGAACTCTTTTATATAGATACAGGATAGTTCTTAAAGGTTCTAAAAAACCGGAAATAAACTTCAAAAGGGGAATTAAAAGGGTTTTAACTCTTGTTTTTACCCAGTATGTTCTTGTAAAACAGAGACCTCTTCCAGGTATTTTTCATGCCTTTATTTTCTGGGGCTTCTTTGTTTTTTTACTTTCAACTCTTGATATGATACTTTCTATTTTCGGTTTACCTTCTATACTTGAACTTAAATTCTTTTCTTTTTACCGTTTCTTACTTGATCTTTTTGCTCTTTTTGTTATAATTGGAGTGATTGGATTTTTTGTAAGAAGATTTCTTTTTAAACCAGAAGGAATAACAAATCCAAAACCTTCTAATGAAGTTATTCTTTATGGTAAAGCAAAAAAGGGTCCACAGTTTGAGTCTTTTCTTATATTGCTTTTAATTTTTACCTTAATGGTAACCTATCTTTTTGAAAGTGCAACAGGAATAAAAATTCAGGAAAGGGTTTCTGAGGGAAAATGGTTCTCCTTAATTTTTATAAATTTTGTTCCTGAAAGTATCTTATTCTGGAAATTCAATTATTTTTTACATCTTGTGCTTGTATTTTTATTTTTAAATTTAATCCCGCTTTCAAAACATTTTCATATTATAAATGGAATAATAAATGTTTTTCTTTATGACTTAAATTCCTATGCTTATATTGAAAAAATTGATTTTGAAAAGGAGGATGTTTCTTTTGGTTATTTAAAACCAGAGGATATTTCTTTTAAAGAGAGGTTTGATACTTTTTCCTGTATAGAGTGTGGTAGATGTCAAGATCTTTGCCCTGCTTATGCTTCCGGTTCTTCCCTTTCTCCAAAATATCTTGTTGTGAATACAAGGGAATTGCTCCTTGAAAAAGGAGAAAAGATTTTAAAGGGAGAAGATACTGGTATTAAATTAAAGAACACGGTTATTTCAGAAGAAGCTTTATGGGCATGTACAACTTGTGGAGCCTGTATGGAAGCCTGTCCCCTTGATATAAAACATATTCCATATATATTGAATCTGAGAAGAGGTGAAGTTCTTACAGAAAGCAAATTTCCTGAAGAACTTTCCTTTTTCTTCAAGAATATGGAACAGAAGCAGAATCCGTGGGGATTATGGAGTGATGAGAGGATTAAATGGATGGAAGGATTAAATGTTCCTCTTGCAAGAGAAAAAAATAATTTTGAGTATCTTTACTTTGTTGGGTGTGCTTCTTCCTTTGATAAAAGACTTAATAATATTGCAAGAAGTGTAATAAAAATTTTGAATCATCTTGAAGTGGATTATGCTGTTTTAGGGGATGAGGAAATTTGTAATGGTGATCCAGCGAGAAGGACAGGTAATGAGTATTTATTTCAGATGATGGTGGAGGCAAACATTGAAATATTAAAAAAATATAACTTCAATAAAATACTTGTACACTGCCCCCATTGTTTTAATATTTTTAAAAATGAGTATCCTGATTTTGGATTTAAAAAAGAAGTTATTCATATATCAGAATTTTTGAATTCTTTTATTAAAAAAGGAAATTTAAAATTAAAAGTTGATAAAAAAGATTATACCTTTCATGATCCTTGCTATCTTGGGAGACATAATGGTATTTTTGATGAACCAAGGAAAATAATAAAAACTTTTGGAAGGTTAAAAGAACTTAAAAATTCTCGGGAATTTTCTTTTTGCTGTGGAGCTGGGGGAGGAAGGATGTGGATGGAAACAAAAAAGGGTAAAAAGGTGAATCAGGTTAGGATGAAGGAGATAAAGGATTTTGGTGTGAAAAATGTTTTGGTTTCCTGTCCCTTCTGTTTGAGAATGCTTGAGGATGGAAAAAAAGAAATAGATGCAGAAGAGTTTGAAATTATGGATATAACAGAGATTATTGCTCTTAATCTTTTTACTAAATAA
- a CDS encoding HNH endonuclease, with protein MLILLKKAECVVSKNNKKIRSQYIEINVPSVIRIKRYVNYRPYNVPINKRNIMRRDKYTCQYCGKKGNDLTIDHVIPKDRGGRDTWQNLVTCCKECNLKKGNKTPREAGMKLIKKPKKPTYFHILFSEEEIPDENWKPYLFL; from the coding sequence GTGCTTATTTTACTAAAAAAAGCAGAATGTGTTGTGAGTAAAAACAATAAAAAGATAAGATCCCAGTATATTGAGATAAATGTTCCTTCTGTAATAAGAATAAAGAGATATGTTAACTACAGACCTTACAATGTGCCTATTAATAAAAGAAACATTATGAGAAGGGATAAATATACCTGTCAGTATTGTGGAAAAAAAGGTAATGATTTAACAATTGATCATGTTATTCCAAAAGATAGGGGAGGTAGAGATACATGGCAGAACCTTGTTACCTGTTGTAAAGAATGTAATTTAAAAAAGGGAAACAAAACTCCAAGGGAGGCTGGAATGAAATTGATAAAAAAACCTAAAAAACCCACTTACTTTCATATTCTTTTTTCAGAAGAAGAAATTCCTGATGAAAATTGGAAACCTTATTTATTTCTTTGA